Sequence from the Pontibacter pudoricolor genome:
GGGGCTGACACCTGGGCTTCCGCACTAAAGCAGGAAACAAGCAGCAAGGCTGGTAGCAAACACTTAAGAGTAATTTTGTGCATAGGCCAAAACTGTCGGTACGAAATTATCTAGATCAGCAGCACGGGGTTGTGCCACCTTAAAAACCAATTTACCTGATTTGATCCACTAACACGACTTTCGCTAAATAAGTTGTGCTGGCACCAAATATATTTTAAAGACAAAAATACACTATAAAAATATAAATTTTCCTGTCTACTTAACCCTTTTTAAAAAGTTACGTAATTATTTTTAAACAGTACCTTGCTTTACATAGTACCTTATATTATATTTGCTTCATCAATATAAACATCACCATCATGAAAGTAGAAAACACACAAGTGCAGATGCGGAAGGGAATTCTGGAATTCTGCATCCTTGAGATTATCTCTCGTGGTGAAGTATATGCGTCCGATATGTTGGAAGAGCTAACAGCAGCCAAGATGATCGTTGTGGAGGGAACCCTTTACCCGTTACTAACCCGCCTCAAAAACGCGTCGCTTCTCGACTACAGTTGGGTAGAATCCACATCAGGGCCTCCCCGCAAGTACTACACCCTAACCGAGTCAGGGAAAGCCTTTCTGGAGCAACTTCGCAACACATGGCAGGAACTGGTAGAATCCACCGACTTCATCATTCAAAACAAGAAAGCTAATTAGTCATGAAAAAGAATATAAGCATCAACTTACAAGGCATCATCTTCCATATTGAAGAAGATGGCTATGAGCAGCTGAGCAGATATTTGGCTTCTATCCGCACGTATTTCTCTAACTATGAGGGACACGATGAAATAGTTGCTGATATAGAGCTGCGAATTGCGGAGATCTTTTCTGCACGGCTTTCTGCTGGCAAACAGGTTATCTCGCAGGAAGATGTGCAGTACCTGATCGCCAGAATGGGTAATGTTACGGAGTTTGAAATTTCTGAGCCGGAAGATGAAGAGATTCCAAACTATAATGCAGGTGGAGCCGCCGGTGCGTCCTCTGCTTATGCAATACCGGGCACTAAAAAACTATACCGCGATATAAACCGCAAAGTAGTAAGCGGTGTGTGTGCTGGTATAGCCAACTACCTTACCATTGATGTTGTCTGGATCCGTTTGTTCTTCATTTTGTTTGTAGTACTAGGTGTATTATCGGCTGGTATCTCGGCAATAGCAGCATTTATAATTTACATTGTGTTATGGATTGGGATGCCTGAGAGCCATGAGTTACCTGAAACCAATGTAAAAAGGCTTTTCAGAGACCCTGATGACAAGAAATTAGGCGGCGTGGCCAGCGGTATTGCCAAGTACTTCGGGGTAGATATAGCTGTAGTTCGCATTCTGTTCCTTATTTCCATCTTTCTGGGCGGCTTCGGGTTACTGTTATACATCGTTTTATGGATAGCGGTACCCGAAGCGGTAACGCTCACAGAACGCATGCAGATGCAGGGTAACCCGGTTACGCTGGCAGGCATAGAGCAAACCCTGAAAGATAACCTGAACATGAAGGACCAGTATGGTCAGGAGAATACGCTTGCCAAGATCATCTTATTACCTATCCGCCTTATATCCCAGATCATAAACTGGCTAGGCACTGCCCTGGGCCCGGTTTTAGGCTTCCTGATCGCACTTATCCGTGTGGCAGCCGGCATTATGCTGTTGCTGGTTTCTGCCTCGCTTATAGTTGGTCTTTTTGCGGCCTTCTTCCAGGGCATGGGCTGGATTAATGATAATACCGTTATGCAAATGGAGCCTTTTGACTCAACTATCTGGCTGGGTGGATTTCCCAGATTCGGATTGGTTGCAGGTCTTATTGTAGGCCTAATCCCCCTTCTGTTCTTAATGTTGCTTGCAATCGGCTTACTTGCTAAACGATTCTTTATGCGCCCTACCCTGGGCTGGTCATTATTCGGAGTTTGGGTACTGGCACTTATAGTTATGATCGCCTCTATCATCTCTTACAGCGGCAACTTTAAGCGCAGCGGCGAAATTACGATCACTAAAACAGTACCTGCTGCTGGCATTAGCGTTCTGGATGCTTATGACATGGACCTGGAGTACAATAACCTGTATGTAGATGTGCGTGAGCATAACGGGCCTAATATCGAGATTCTGCAGCAGATAGAAGCCAAAGGCCGCACCGAAGAAGAAGCTAAGAAGAATGCCCGCATGGTGACTTATCGTGTGGTGCAACAGGATTCAACGCTGCGTTTCGACAACAGCTATGAGTTTAAAAAAGGGGCCAGCTTCCGTGACCAGGACCTGACCATCGTACTCCGGTTACCTAAAGATAAACCTTTCCGCCTGACCCGTGAGTTTGTATACCTGTTGCCAAGCGCTACTTTCGATCAGGATTACGGCTATGATAAAATAGTTAGAAATACCTGGAAAGCCAAAGGCGATATGCTGGAATGTATAACATGCGCCAGTGACACCTTAGACACTGAAGAGCAGGGATCTGATTTTAACGGTGGCGCTTTTTACGAAGCTGATGAAATTGGTAATCACGAGAGCGTACTTGACAACGAGCGAGAGTACGGTTCCAACACGAAAACTTTCCCTTTCAGCAACTTCAACCATATCAGCATTGCCGGCCATTACCATGTGCAGATAAAGCAAGGCAACCGCCACCAGGTAACAGTACGTGGCAGCCAGCGCGAAATCAGAAAGATGGAAGTAAGTGAAAACGGCGGAGAGCTAACTATAGAGTCTGAAGACAAGGTATTTAACCTGTTTGAAGACCATGAGCCGGTACTTATTCAGATTACAGTGCCTGATCTGCAACGGTTGGAGCTTGGTGGGGCCATTAAAGCAGATGTAACAGGCATTAACACCAACGAGCTTGATCTTGATCTTGCCGGCGCAGTTAAAGCGGCCATCAATGTAAGAGCCAGAACTATACGCGCTGACCTTGCAGGCGCAACAAGCACACGTTTTACCGGAACTACCGACCGGTTCGAGCTGGATGCTGCCGGTGCCTGCAAAGTTAATGCGGAGCAGTTACGTGCCAGCGATGTTCGGGTTGAAGCAAGCGGTGCCAATAAAATAGATGTGTATGCTACTTCAAGCCTTACTGCCGATGCATCCGGAGCAAGCCGTATCAGCTACAAAGGCAACCCTACCAGTAAGCAGATAAATGCGGATGGTGCCAGCAAAGTAGAACGCCAGTAGAACTATAGATTATAGTTCTACTGAATAAAAAGCGGACTAAATCCTTCTTACCT
This genomic interval carries:
- a CDS encoding GIN domain-containing protein encodes the protein MKKNISINLQGIIFHIEEDGYEQLSRYLASIRTYFSNYEGHDEIVADIELRIAEIFSARLSAGKQVISQEDVQYLIARMGNVTEFEISEPEDEEIPNYNAGGAAGASSAYAIPGTKKLYRDINRKVVSGVCAGIANYLTIDVVWIRLFFILFVVLGVLSAGISAIAAFIIYIVLWIGMPESHELPETNVKRLFRDPDDKKLGGVASGIAKYFGVDIAVVRILFLISIFLGGFGLLLYIVLWIAVPEAVTLTERMQMQGNPVTLAGIEQTLKDNLNMKDQYGQENTLAKIILLPIRLISQIINWLGTALGPVLGFLIALIRVAAGIMLLLVSASLIVGLFAAFFQGMGWINDNTVMQMEPFDSTIWLGGFPRFGLVAGLIVGLIPLLFLMLLAIGLLAKRFFMRPTLGWSLFGVWVLALIVMIASIISYSGNFKRSGEITITKTVPAAGISVLDAYDMDLEYNNLYVDVREHNGPNIEILQQIEAKGRTEEEAKKNARMVTYRVVQQDSTLRFDNSYEFKKGASFRDQDLTIVLRLPKDKPFRLTREFVYLLPSATFDQDYGYDKIVRNTWKAKGDMLECITCASDTLDTEEQGSDFNGGAFYEADEIGNHESVLDNEREYGSNTKTFPFSNFNHISIAGHYHVQIKQGNRHQVTVRGSQREIRKMEVSENGGELTIESEDKVFNLFEDHEPVLIQITVPDLQRLELGGAIKADVTGINTNELDLDLAGAVKAAINVRARTIRADLAGATSTRFTGTTDRFELDAAGACKVNAEQLRASDVRVEASGANKIDVYATSSLTADASGASRISYKGNPTSKQINADGASKVERQ
- a CDS encoding PadR family transcriptional regulator, which encodes MKVENTQVQMRKGILEFCILEIISRGEVYASDMLEELTAAKMIVVEGTLYPLLTRLKNASLLDYSWVESTSGPPRKYYTLTESGKAFLEQLRNTWQELVESTDFIIQNKKAN